GTTACGCGGACAGCCTACGGGGAATGGGAGAATTCGACAAAGCTCTCGAGTGTTTTAACAGAATTCTTGCAGAAGGTGAGGATTACTTTGCGTTGCTCGGAAAGGCTTCTTCCCTCAAACTGATCGGAAAAAGAGACAAGGCAGAGGAAATCTATCTCGATCTTCACAAAAAATTTCCGATGGATCCGAGACCGCTTCTTGAGTTGTCCGATCTGTATGTGGAAGTGGAAAAACCGACGGAAGCAGTTCGTTTGTTAGAGGACTTTCAGAAAAAACAACCTCTCAACGAAGAGATCAAACTCAAATTAGAACATATCCGAGGAGAATAAGAACTCCTAGTCTTCGGGGAGGGAAATTCTCTCCTCCCCTTTTTCTCCCACAAAAATCTCCTTACAATCCCAGACCCCGTTCGTTCGTTGCAAACGAATATGATGACGGTGTATATTTCCTTCTTTGGTTTTGAGAATTCTCGGAACCTTCGCCGCATTGATTGTATGGAAAGAATTCTCGCTGATCTTCCAAGTTCGATCCCGGTTTAAATCCTGGATTCTATGATGCATGTGGCCCGCAAGAATCAGAGAAACCCTTTCACCTCTTTCTTTTAGAAAATCCAGAAAACGTCGAAGATCCCCGTCTCCCCAATCTCCTCCCTTCTTTCTAAAATCACAACCCCAAATATCGTCCCGTTTGGATCCGTATCCGGCAGGCCCGTTGTGTGCCAGAACGATACATTCCTTTCCTTGAATCTTCGGATAAAGAGACTTCATCTTTTCAAAAGAATCCCTAAAGGAAGAAACTCCGTATTCTTTTTTGAGTAAGGGAAGAAAACTCAAAGCCCCTCCCATCGAAAGAGGACGAGCTCCGACGAGTACCGTTTTCGAATCCAAGTCGGTCACGGAATAACCCACACAAATTGCGCCACCCATTTGTCTTTTGAGGCGAGTTAGACGAAATTGATGTCCGATGCTTCCGATACGTATCATCCATTTTGAATGTAATATTTCTCCCAGTAACTGAACCAGGTTCGTCGAGTCGTGATTTCCCGGAATCCAGTAGACTTTCTTTTTTAAGTTTGCTATTCCCCGAGTCACCTTTCGGCCGGAGAAAGGAAGATAACCGGGAAAATCTCCCGTGACCAAAATTGCGTCGTAATCGGACTTGTCAAAATACTCGTTGTCCCTTCGGTCCCAAAATCCATGGACGTCTCCAATGAGAGCTAACTTGAGATTTTCCATCGGTATTTTAGTTTCTCCTTGTATTCAAGCGTGTAAATCTGGAAATTTACCGAAAAGAAGCAAAAACCGAAACGCTCGCGCGACGGTTGATATCGGGAACCCGCCTCATGGATGAAATCACAAAGTCGATCCGCAAATTTACTCTTCAGTTTATTCTAATTACCGAAGTAGTCGGTTACGTTATTACTGTAGGAACCGCGATTCTTTTTTACCAGACGTTTCTGGAAATGGATCCGGAACAGCTAAAAGTCGCAATCTACATTACTCTTGGCACGACATTCTTCACGCTCATCTATACGTTTTTCTCGGACAAACGCAGGCTCAAACCCATTCAGGATTACAGCCGCACGATCGAACAAGGAATCATCGATAAAGACACGGCTCTGAGCGCTCAAAAATCAATCTTGAGACTTCCGTTCGGACATTCGATTGAAATCGCTTCCAGAATTTTTATCACCGGTTTTGTCATTGTTCTTCTCTTGAGTCGTTTTGCAACTTTGGACAAGTCGGATTATTACAACCTTCTTTCGATCATTCTTCTGCTTTCTCTTTCGGTAGGCGTGTATACTTTTTTAGTTTCCGAAAGACTCACGTCCAAGCTGATCGAATCGGGCGCATTCAGTAATATCGATACTTCTAGTCTTGTAAAGATCAAACTCACAAGATCTCTCACGATCACTTTTATCTTTATCGTCATCATTCTCGCGATCGGAGTTTCGAGTCTCGTCTTCAAACTCAATTATACCGCGATCCGAAAATCGTATTTTAATCAGATGATCAACGTAAACGAAACGCTTCATATTCTTACGGAAACGATTTTTGAAGAAGTGCAAGCGGACGCGGAAAGACTTCGTAACGATTCGAACTTTCTCTCTTTTGTGGCGGGCGGAAGAGAAAAAGAAACTAAAAAATATCTGGAGAATCTTCTGGGAAGATCCTCGAAATACGAATCGATTTCGATCATCCGAGTCGACGATAAGAACTGGAAACTTCTCGTCGCAACCGGAACTCTCGCGTCAAACGGCACGTCCAAACTTTCAGACTATGAACTTCCACCCGAAACTATAATTGCAGAATCTCTTTCCGCAAAAAAAATCTTTCTGAGTAAGCCGATCGCTTCTACGGTTTCGGGAACTCCGGTCGTCTTGGCTCTGGAATCCATTCCCGGTGAGAAGTCTACCTATCTCGCTTTCGGTTTGAGAATCGCGGATCTTACGAGCAAATTGATCGGTTCGATTCAAATCGGAAAGTCCGGTTATCCCGGTCTTCTCAATCACGGAGAAGTGATCATCAATCACGTAAACCCGGCTCTCAATCTAAAAAAACTCACCGACTTTCCCTTTTACGAACAGGTGAAAAATTATAAGGACAACGTTCCCATTCGTTATCTGTTCAACGGTAAGTATAAGTATATGATTCTTCGTAAAAATACTAAATACGACTTTATCACATTCGCTTCGATCGAAAACGAGGAGATCGCCGACGACGCGATCATCTCAGTTCTCGCTATGGCGGCGATTTCAACGGTCGGAATGTTGTTCATCGGATTTTTGATCTACATTATTCTTAAAAAAAGACTACAGCCTCTCGAAGACAGTAAGGACGTTTTGGAAGCGATGGCCGAAGGAGATCTCACAAAAGGTCTCAAAGTTCTGTCCATGGACGAGATCGGAGAAATGTCCATCTCCATCAATTCGTTTAACAAAAAGGTGAAAATGATTTTGGGCAAGATCATCGAAGCTTCGAGTAATCTCGCCTCCTCTTCCGATGAAATGTCAGGCGCTCTCAATTTTATCTCGGACAACGCGCAAAACCAAGCCGCGTCTTCCGAAGAAATTTCGGCTTCGATCGAGGAGATTTCCGCGGGAATGGACGGAGTCGAAACACAGACGAGAGAACAGGTCGGCCTTTTGGACAGATTGGGTCTCGACATGAACAAATTCTCCAATTCCATCCATGAAACTTCAGCTAACTTAGAAAAGACGATGTCCGACGTGGAGAGAATTACGCAAGAAGCCAAAAGAGGCGGAAGCGCGCTCGAACTCACAAATCAATCGATCACGAAAATCAGTCGGAGTTCGGAAGATATCACCGGAGTCATTGAAATCATCAACACGATCTCGGAACAGATTCACTTGCTCGCGCTCAACGCCGCAATCGAAGCCGCAAGAGCGGGCTCTGCCGGAAAAGGATTTGCGGTGGTCGCAGACGAAATTTCCAAACTCGCTGACAAAACTACAAACAGCATCAAGGACATCGAAGAAATCATTCAGAGTAACGAAACCGAAATCGGAAACGGAATTCGAAACATCACAAACACCGTAACCGTGATCTCGGGGATCATCCAAGGAATTTCAGAAATCAACAGTCAGATGAAAACCGTGAATCAGTTTATGGAAGACCAACTTTCCAAAAACGATCAGATGAATCTCACAGCAAAAGAAGTTAAAGGAAGATCGGATGTGATCCAGGTCGCAGTCAGAGAACAAAAAATTGCGATCGAAGAAATTTCAAGAACGATCACAATGATAAACGATCTCAATCAGTCTTCCGCGGCTTCATCGGAAGAGTTGAGTTCCAGTTCGATCGGACTCGCGAGACTAGCAGAAGATCTGAAAAAAGAAGTAGAATTTTTCAAACTCTAAAGAGAGAGAAAGAGAGTCGAGGGGTTCGCAAAAACCCCTTGATTTTTCCCCCGTTCCTTTTAGTTTGCACTTTATGGAATGGGAAAAGATACTCAGAGACTCCGTTAAAGACAATAAGATCAAGGAGTTGCATCTCAGAAAAGTCCCGACTCTCAAGACGTGTGACGATTGGAGCAA
This is a stretch of genomic DNA from Leptospira tipperaryensis. It encodes these proteins:
- a CDS encoding metallophosphoesterase, with the translated sequence MENLKLALIGDVHGFWDRRDNEYFDKSDYDAILVTGDFPGYLPFSGRKVTRGIANLKKKVYWIPGNHDSTNLVQLLGEILHSKWMIRIGSIGHQFRLTRLKRQMGGAICVGYSVTDLDSKTVLVGARPLSMGGALSFLPLLKKEYGVSSFRDSFEKMKSLYPKIQGKECIVLAHNGPAGYGSKRDDIWGCDFRKKGGDWGDGDLRRFLDFLKERGERVSLILAGHMHHRIQDLNRDRTWKISENSFHTINAAKVPRILKTKEGNIHRHHIRLQRTNGVWDCKEIFVGEKGEERISLPED
- a CDS encoding methyl-accepting chemotaxis protein, producing MDEITKSIRKFTLQFILITEVVGYVITVGTAILFYQTFLEMDPEQLKVAIYITLGTTFFTLIYTFFSDKRRLKPIQDYSRTIEQGIIDKDTALSAQKSILRLPFGHSIEIASRIFITGFVIVLLLSRFATLDKSDYYNLLSIILLLSLSVGVYTFLVSERLTSKLIESGAFSNIDTSSLVKIKLTRSLTITFIFIVIILAIGVSSLVFKLNYTAIRKSYFNQMINVNETLHILTETIFEEVQADAERLRNDSNFLSFVAGGREKETKKYLENLLGRSSKYESISIIRVDDKNWKLLVATGTLASNGTSKLSDYELPPETIIAESLSAKKIFLSKPIASTVSGTPVVLALESIPGEKSTYLAFGLRIADLTSKLIGSIQIGKSGYPGLLNHGEVIINHVNPALNLKKLTDFPFYEQVKNYKDNVPIRYLFNGKYKYMILRKNTKYDFITFASIENEEIADDAIISVLAMAAISTVGMLFIGFLIYIILKKRLQPLEDSKDVLEAMAEGDLTKGLKVLSMDEIGEMSISINSFNKKVKMILGKIIEASSNLASSSDEMSGALNFISDNAQNQAASSEEISASIEEISAGMDGVETQTREQVGLLDRLGLDMNKFSNSIHETSANLEKTMSDVERITQEAKRGGSALELTNQSITKISRSSEDITGVIEIINTISEQIHLLALNAAIEAARAGSAGKGFAVVADEISKLADKTTNSIKDIEEIIQSNETEIGNGIRNITNTVTVISGIIQGISEINSQMKTVNQFMEDQLSKNDQMNLTAKEVKGRSDVIQVAVREQKIAIEEISRTITMINDLNQSSAASSEELSSSSIGLARLAEDLKKEVEFFKL